In Meiothermus ruber DSM 1279, the following proteins share a genomic window:
- the rimO gene encoding 30S ribosomal protein S12 methylthiotransferase RimO: MAGKVGFVSLGCPKALVDSEQILSRLRAQGYETSPTYQEADVVVVNTCGFITPAVEESLTAIGEALSENGKVIVTGCLGARPEVIQQAHPQVLEVTGPGEVDRVLAAVQRVVPLEQNPFTALVPPQVKLTPRHYAYLKIAEGCNHKCSFCIIPKLRGLQQSRDAAEILFEATRLVGTGTKELLVIAQDTSAYGVDIRHRTSDYAGKQVRAHLVDLVNELAGLGAWLRLHYVYPYPHVRDLIPLMAEGKLLPYLDVPLQHASPRVLRAMRRPGGAESHLKTIQEWRAIAPDLAIRSSFIVGFPGETEEDFELLLDFIAEARLDRVGCFTYSEVEGADANSLPGAVPQEVKEERRARLMALQQQISLEKNQARLGQTLEVIVDDYGELPGLVVGRSRYDAPGIDGLVYAETDGTVKIGDIIQVRITQAEAYDLHGEMVGRVAWKPAVPVIKNVATETIQV; the protein is encoded by the coding sequence ATGGCAGGCAAGGTCGGGTTTGTCAGTCTGGGCTGTCCTAAGGCCCTGGTGGATTCGGAGCAGATTCTCTCGCGCCTGCGGGCCCAGGGATACGAAACCTCGCCCACCTACCAGGAGGCCGATGTGGTGGTAGTCAACACCTGCGGCTTCATCACCCCGGCGGTAGAGGAGTCGCTTACCGCCATCGGCGAGGCCCTGTCGGAGAACGGCAAGGTGATTGTAACCGGCTGCCTGGGGGCCCGGCCCGAGGTCATCCAGCAGGCCCACCCGCAGGTGCTCGAGGTCACCGGCCCCGGCGAGGTAGACCGGGTCTTGGCTGCCGTACAGCGGGTGGTTCCCCTGGAGCAGAATCCCTTTACGGCCCTGGTTCCCCCGCAGGTCAAGCTGACCCCCCGCCACTACGCCTACCTGAAGATTGCGGAAGGCTGCAACCACAAGTGCAGCTTCTGCATCATCCCCAAGCTGCGCGGCCTGCAACAAAGCCGCGACGCCGCCGAGATTCTCTTCGAGGCCACCCGGCTGGTGGGCACCGGCACCAAGGAGTTGCTGGTAATCGCCCAGGACACCTCGGCCTATGGGGTGGATATCCGCCACCGCACCTCCGACTATGCAGGCAAGCAGGTACGGGCCCACCTGGTGGATCTGGTCAACGAGCTGGCCGGGCTGGGGGCCTGGCTGCGGCTGCACTACGTCTACCCCTACCCCCACGTGCGCGACCTCATCCCCCTGATGGCCGAGGGCAAGCTGCTGCCCTACCTGGATGTGCCGCTCCAGCACGCCAGCCCCAGGGTTCTGCGGGCCATGCGCCGCCCCGGGGGGGCTGAAAGCCACCTCAAAACCATCCAGGAATGGCGCGCCATCGCCCCCGACCTGGCGATTCGCTCGAGCTTTATCGTGGGCTTCCCCGGCGAAACCGAGGAAGACTTTGAGCTGCTACTGGACTTTATCGCCGAGGCCCGGCTCGACCGGGTGGGCTGCTTCACCTACTCCGAGGTGGAAGGGGCCGACGCCAACAGCCTGCCGGGGGCTGTCCCGCAGGAGGTCAAAGAGGAGCGCCGGGCCCGCCTGATGGCCCTGCAGCAGCAGATTAGCCTGGAAAAGAACCAGGCCCGGCTGGGACAGACCCTCGAGGTCATCGTGGACGACTACGGCGAGCTGCCCGGCCTGGTGGTGGGCCGCTCCAGGTACGACGCCCCAGGCATCGACGGACTGGTCTACGCCGAGACCGACGGCACGGTCAAAATTGGCGACATCATCCAGGTTCGGATTACCCAGGCCGAGGCCTACGACCTGCACGGCGAGATGGTGGGCCGGGTGGCCTGGAAACCGGCGGTTCCGGTGATTAAAAACGTAGCTACGGAAACAATTCAGGTGTAA
- a CDS encoding RodZ domain-containing protein, translating to MCELGKRLKEAREAKGLDLAQAAEVLKVRRVILEALEDCRFDELPEPPLARGYLKRYAQLLGLDAAPLLALYPMSTAQPAALESASSPKAPTAPNPGWLWVVPLVILLLLLGWWGYRSLYRPGTSTPTPPAPVAPSPPQQISLRIATQPTGARVYLDGFLLGQAPLEARVEAGERTLRIEAPGYQKYEQVITLQTDRSLSFTLTPAPPASSPSPSPNPTTSAPATGLTLRFEGTSWIRVTDGRTGRQLYEGTVAAGTQLSYPLPVVVRVGNAGVVRAIVNGQDRGRMGNAGQVVTQRFGQ from the coding sequence ATGTGCGAGCTGGGTAAGCGGCTAAAAGAAGCCCGTGAAGCCAAAGGGCTGGATCTGGCCCAGGCAGCCGAGGTGCTCAAGGTGCGGCGGGTTATTCTGGAAGCCCTGGAAGACTGTCGTTTCGATGAGCTACCCGAACCCCCTTTGGCTCGAGGCTATCTCAAGCGCTACGCCCAACTGCTGGGTCTAGATGCGGCCCCTTTGTTGGCCCTTTACCCGATGAGTACAGCCCAGCCTGCAGCGCTGGAGAGCGCTTCCAGCCCTAAGGCGCCCACCGCCCCAAACCCTGGCTGGCTCTGGGTGGTGCCCCTGGTCATCCTGTTGCTGCTGCTGGGCTGGTGGGGCTACCGCAGCCTGTACCGCCCTGGAACCTCCACCCCCACCCCACCGGCCCCTGTCGCGCCATCCCCTCCACAGCAAATCAGCTTGCGCATCGCCACACAGCCCACCGGTGCACGGGTATACCTCGATGGCTTCTTGCTTGGACAAGCCCCCCTCGAGGCCCGTGTGGAGGCCGGCGAGCGCACCCTTCGCATCGAAGCGCCCGGCTACCAGAAGTACGAACAGGTAATCACCCTGCAAACCGATCGCAGCCTGAGCTTCACCCTGACACCTGCTCCTCCCGCGTCCAGCCCCTCGCCCTCCCCCAATCCCACCACTTCTGCGCCCGCCACGGGCCTGACGCTACGGTTTGAGGGCACCAGCTGGATCCGCGTTACCGATGGGCGCACAGGCCGGCAGCTCTACGAGGGCACCGTAGCCGCCGGTACTCAGCTCAGCTACCCCCTGCCGGTGGTGGTGCGGGTCGGCAACGCCGGGGTGGTGCGGGCCATCGTCAACGGCCAAGACCGGGGCCGCATGGGCAATGCGGGGCAGGTGGTCACCCAGCGCTTTGGACAGTAG
- a CDS encoding pseudouridine-5'-phosphate glycosidase, with protein MRLHPEVSQALQTHRAVVALESTVITHGLPRPLNLELARKLEATVREAGAIPATIAILKGQVVVGLTAEELEAIANDESADKASLWNLGALVAQGKSAGTTVASTTFLAHRAGIQVFATGGIGGVHPHPYDESADLLELSRTPIVVVSAGPKSILDLAATLERLESLGVALLGYKTNHLPAFHSPSSPYPLPARVESPLEAARAYKAARALGLPGASLVLNPISKGLDFAQVQRWVEQATQEAARLGIGGKALTPFLLRRISELSGGQTDEANLRLLEENARLAAQIALALTQE; from the coding sequence ATGCGTCTACACCCCGAAGTCTCCCAAGCCCTGCAAACCCACCGCGCCGTCGTGGCCCTGGAGTCCACCGTCATTACCCACGGCCTGCCCCGCCCTCTGAACCTGGAGCTGGCCCGCAAGCTCGAGGCGACCGTACGAGAAGCCGGCGCAATCCCGGCCACCATCGCCATCCTGAAAGGCCAGGTGGTGGTGGGTCTGACCGCCGAGGAGCTCGAGGCCATCGCAAACGACGAGAGCGCCGACAAGGCTAGTTTATGGAACCTGGGCGCGCTGGTGGCCCAGGGCAAAAGCGCAGGCACCACGGTGGCTTCCACCACTTTCCTGGCCCACAGGGCCGGCATCCAGGTCTTTGCAACCGGCGGCATTGGCGGCGTGCACCCCCATCCCTACGACGAGTCGGCGGACTTGCTCGAGCTCTCCCGCACCCCCATTGTGGTGGTATCGGCCGGCCCCAAGAGCATCCTCGACCTTGCGGCCACCCTGGAACGCCTGGAGTCGCTGGGGGTGGCCCTGCTGGGCTATAAAACCAACCACCTGCCGGCCTTTCACAGCCCCTCGAGCCCCTATCCCCTACCCGCCCGGGTGGAGTCGCCCCTGGAAGCCGCCCGGGCCTACAAGGCCGCTCGAGCGCTGGGGTTGCCGGGGGCCAGCCTGGTGCTCAACCCCATCTCAAAGGGGCTGGACTTCGCCCAGGTACAGCGCTGGGTGGAACAGGCCACCCAGGAAGCCGCCCGGCTGGGCATCGGCGGCAAAGCCCTCACGCCGTTCTTGCTCCGGCGCATCTCCGAGCTGAGCGGGGGCCAGACCGACGAGGCCAATTTGCGCCTACTGGAAGAAAACGCCCGTCTGGCCGCCCAAATTGCGCTTGCGCTCACCCAGGAGTAG
- a CDS encoding diguanylate cyclase: MNPTLQALEAQLNQTQAIPEKLRLLDELYQFLRLNDLQRAGQVVEEMLILSNAGSHSVGRGLTLKNLGDFHYRQGNLPAAQGCLEEALAVLHQAREVKGEIEALSALGQLHFLQSNFPKALEYYLEALELSRAYEHKALEANALSGVGSVQYTLGNHQEATKYFLRSLALKRELGDRLSEAETLNSLGLVYLEIGDFSGAAQLYRESLALMQAQGDRQGQARVLSNLGTVFQRLGRLQEALDYHQQALALADQLGSPQVRAACLENLGRAHAALGHLETALGLFQASQGLYQESGNRLGALSALLQVGSLLSRMGQSTAAIQLLQQGLEQAALLGPQKLLLEYHQAIADVFEAQQKLELALYHLRRGLEIERRLHKEQQAQKTTALLAGFQVEKARQEAEIERLRNTELARANRELALAIERLKEANAEKSRLLDKLRQQSAELERLARQDPLTRLNNRRYLEENLEREFAAAKRYKFPISVALVDIDHFKQINDTFSHQVGDDVLRIVGQILEASCRGVDFAARYGGEEFALVFPQTDLPGALIACERIRQRIEQHNWAALHPDLKVTVSIGVSSDPSLPNHEKLLAAADEQLYAAKRAGRNRVCPAA; the protein is encoded by the coding sequence ATGAACCCGACCCTCCAGGCCCTCGAGGCTCAGCTCAATCAGACCCAGGCCATACCAGAGAAACTGCGCCTGCTCGATGAACTATACCAGTTTCTACGGCTAAACGACCTACAACGGGCCGGGCAGGTCGTCGAGGAGATGCTGATTTTGTCCAATGCAGGCAGCCATTCAGTAGGGCGGGGCCTGACCCTCAAAAACCTGGGCGATTTTCACTACCGCCAGGGCAACCTGCCAGCAGCCCAGGGCTGCCTCGAGGAAGCCCTCGCGGTTTTGCACCAGGCCCGCGAGGTTAAGGGCGAAATCGAGGCCCTCAGCGCGCTGGGTCAACTCCACTTCTTACAAAGCAATTTTCCCAAGGCCCTCGAGTACTACCTCGAGGCGCTCGAGCTGAGCCGTGCATACGAGCACAAAGCGCTGGAAGCCAACGCCCTGAGCGGCGTGGGCTCGGTGCAGTACACCCTGGGCAACCACCAGGAGGCCACCAAGTACTTCCTGCGCAGCCTGGCCCTCAAGCGCGAGCTGGGCGACCGCCTGAGCGAGGCTGAAACCCTGAACAGCCTGGGCCTGGTCTACCTCGAGATCGGCGATTTCTCGGGGGCGGCGCAGCTCTACCGCGAAAGCCTCGCCCTCATGCAGGCCCAGGGCGATCGCCAGGGCCAGGCCAGGGTGCTTTCCAACCTGGGCACGGTGTTCCAGCGCTTAGGCCGCCTGCAGGAGGCGCTGGACTACCACCAGCAGGCCCTGGCCCTGGCCGACCAACTGGGCAGCCCCCAGGTGCGGGCTGCCTGCCTGGAAAACCTGGGCCGCGCCCACGCCGCCCTGGGCCATCTGGAAACCGCGCTGGGTCTGTTTCAGGCCTCCCAGGGTCTCTACCAGGAGTCGGGCAACCGCCTGGGCGCCCTGAGCGCGCTGCTGCAGGTAGGTTCTCTGCTGAGCCGGATGGGGCAGTCTACCGCCGCCATCCAGTTACTGCAGCAAGGCCTCGAGCAGGCCGCCCTTCTGGGGCCGCAAAAGCTGTTGCTCGAGTACCACCAGGCCATCGCCGATGTCTTCGAGGCCCAGCAAAAGCTGGAACTGGCGCTGTATCACCTGCGACGGGGCCTCGAGATCGAACGCAGGCTGCACAAAGAACAGCAGGCGCAAAAAACCACCGCCTTGCTGGCGGGGTTCCAGGTGGAAAAAGCCCGCCAGGAAGCGGAGATTGAACGCCTGCGCAACACCGAGCTGGCCCGCGCCAACCGGGAGCTGGCCCTGGCCATCGAACGCTTGAAGGAAGCCAACGCCGAAAAATCGCGCCTGCTGGACAAGCTGCGCCAGCAGTCCGCCGAGCTGGAGCGGCTGGCCCGTCAGGATCCCCTGACCCGGCTCAACAACCGCCGCTACCTGGAAGAGAACCTCGAGCGTGAGTTTGCCGCAGCCAAACGCTACAAGTTTCCTATAAGCGTGGCCCTGGTTGATATAGACCACTTCAAGCAGATCAACGATACCTTTTCTCATCAGGTTGGCGACGATGTGCTGCGCATCGTCGGGCAGATTCTCGAGGCGAGCTGCCGCGGCGTGGACTTTGCGGCCCGCTACGGCGGCGAGGAGTTCGCCCTGGTCTTTCCTCAGACCGACCTGCCCGGGGCCCTGATCGCCTGTGAACGGATACGGCAGCGCATCGAACAGCACAACTGGGCCGCGCTACACCCCGACCTCAAGGTCACCGTGAGCATCGGCGTGAGCAGCGACCCCAGCCTCCCCAACCACGAAAAGCTCCTGGCCGCCGCAGACGAGCAGCTCTACGCCGCAAAGCGGGCCGGGCGCAACCGGGTATGCCCTGCAGCGTAG
- a CDS encoding YeeE/YedE family protein codes for MSLLRKGSPSRPAASTPSQQATRPQYALLGLGLLGAGWLYVQLPPAQGLLLLLGVGLGFSLFHARFGFSSAFRQLLSVGQGRALQAHMLLLGVTATLFALLFALGQGLGGQPLSGYLAPIGPGLLLGAFLFGVGMQLAGGCASGTLYATGSGSLLGLVALVSFMGGSVLGAWNLDFWTTGPGATGTLPPISLAEHLGLWGALAVTLALVGGLALLAEWIIRKRQPPPLSQPRGSQGWARVLRGTWPLWVAALVLAVLNAAVLYVSGRPWGVTYGLTLWGSQAVEALGLAQPAFWGFWNGESPLERSPLGHPTALTNLGILLGALLSAAAAGVFGKNPRLGWKALLAAVLGGLLMGYGARLAYGCNIGAYIGGVASFSLHGWVWLVMALLGTGAGLRLRPWFGLSNPRPTDSVC; via the coding sequence ATGTCGCTACTGCGCAAGGGTTCACCATCCAGGCCTGCTGCTTCAACCCCGTCCCAACAGGCCACCCGGCCCCAGTACGCACTGCTTGGGCTGGGGCTGCTGGGAGCGGGGTGGCTATACGTGCAACTGCCCCCAGCCCAGGGCCTTTTGCTGCTGCTGGGGGTGGGGTTGGGCTTTAGCCTATTTCACGCGCGGTTTGGCTTTAGCTCGGCCTTCCGCCAGCTCCTGAGCGTGGGGCAGGGACGGGCTTTGCAGGCCCATATGCTGCTGCTGGGCGTAACCGCGACCCTTTTTGCCCTTCTGTTTGCCCTGGGGCAGGGACTGGGCGGCCAGCCCCTGAGCGGCTACCTGGCCCCCATCGGGCCCGGCCTGCTGCTGGGAGCCTTTTTGTTTGGGGTGGGAATGCAGCTGGCCGGGGGGTGCGCCTCGGGTACGCTGTATGCCACAGGCAGCGGCAGCCTGCTGGGCCTGGTGGCCTTGGTGAGCTTTATGGGAGGCTCGGTGCTGGGGGCCTGGAACCTCGATTTCTGGACAACCGGGCCGGGAGCCACAGGCACCCTGCCACCCATCTCGCTGGCCGAACACCTGGGCCTGTGGGGGGCCCTGGCCGTCACGCTGGCCTTGGTGGGGGGGCTGGCCCTGCTGGCGGAGTGGATCATTCGCAAGCGCCAGCCTCCACCGCTTTCCCAGCCTCGAGGCTCCCAGGGCTGGGCCCGGGTGCTGCGCGGCACCTGGCCGCTGTGGGTGGCGGCGCTGGTGCTGGCCGTGCTCAACGCAGCGGTGCTCTATGTGAGCGGGCGCCCCTGGGGGGTCACCTACGGCCTGACCCTGTGGGGCTCACAGGCCGTGGAGGCCCTGGGCCTGGCCCAGCCAGCCTTCTGGGGCTTCTGGAACGGCGAGTCGCCCCTGGAACGCTCCCCCCTGGGCCACCCCACCGCCCTGACCAACCTGGGCATCCTGCTGGGCGCGCTGCTCAGCGCCGCTGCTGCCGGGGTATTCGGCAAAAACCCCCGCTTGGGCTGGAAAGCCCTGCTGGCAGCCGTGCTGGGCGGGCTCTTGATGGGCTACGGGGCCCGGCTGGCCTACGGCTGCAACATCGGGGCCTACATCGGGGGGGTGGCCTCCTTCAGCCTGCACGGCTGGGTCTGGCTGGTCATGGCTTTGCTGGGCACCGGTGCCGGGCTGCGGCTACGCCCCTGGTTTGGGCTATCCAACCCCAGGCCCACCGACTCGGTCTGCTAG
- a CDS encoding sensor histidine kinase gives MVSRFRRFFAGRPVAQVVVVLTALNLSTVLAFTLLVPARPLEVPTVLPWQDPVQAAWRLGAALALLGVVFWAVRPGHRQAWEFAVLILIGVVVVAWLSQNYLPFLALGLIPVVARYWLPLWAVLLIVLGLGALSVWWAQREPLQITFEILLSPGPQGNTSWSALPTPAEYPNLSLAFFIFIAFLYSGYALFTLELLIREIRAREELERTRRELEQTSRQAGILEERQRLAREIHDTLAQGFASIVVQLEAAEMASEHEASATHYLEQARQAAREGLSEARRMVWALRPEILENTSLPEALQRLLQRWQQESGVRTQFTLTGTPRPLHPELEVGLLRIAQEALTNIRKHAKARHANLTLSYLDDLVLMDVQDDGVGLQAPTTGGFGLRLMRERVESLGGQMTLESEPGMGTTLAVSLPLYRLPSATKVEAL, from the coding sequence ATGGTATCGCGGTTCCGGCGCTTCTTTGCGGGCCGCCCCGTGGCGCAGGTGGTGGTGGTGTTGACCGCGCTTAACCTGAGCACGGTGCTGGCGTTTACCCTGCTGGTGCCGGCCAGGCCGCTCGAGGTGCCCACCGTTCTGCCCTGGCAAGACCCAGTGCAGGCTGCCTGGCGGCTGGGGGCAGCCCTGGCTTTGCTGGGGGTGGTCTTTTGGGCGGTGCGGCCCGGCCATCGCCAGGCCTGGGAGTTTGCCGTCCTGATCCTGATAGGGGTGGTGGTGGTGGCCTGGCTTAGCCAGAACTACCTACCTTTTTTGGCGCTGGGCCTGATTCCAGTGGTGGCCCGCTACTGGTTGCCGCTGTGGGCGGTGCTGCTCATCGTGCTGGGTCTGGGCGCTTTATCGGTCTGGTGGGCGCAGCGGGAACCCCTCCAGATCACCTTTGAAATTTTGCTGAGCCCGGGGCCGCAAGGCAACACCTCCTGGAGCGCTTTGCCAACGCCCGCTGAGTACCCTAATCTGAGCCTGGCCTTTTTTATCTTCATCGCGTTTTTATACTCAGGGTATGCCCTGTTTACCCTCGAGCTGCTGATAAGGGAGATTCGGGCCCGCGAGGAACTCGAGCGTACCCGCCGCGAACTCGAGCAGACCTCCCGCCAGGCCGGCATCCTGGAGGAGCGTCAGCGCCTGGCCCGCGAGATCCACGACACCCTGGCCCAGGGGTTTGCCAGCATCGTGGTGCAGCTCGAGGCCGCCGAGATGGCCTCGGAGCACGAGGCTTCGGCCACGCATTACCTGGAGCAGGCCCGCCAGGCCGCCCGGGAAGGCTTGTCGGAGGCCCGCCGGATGGTCTGGGCCCTGCGCCCGGAGATCCTCGAGAACACCTCGCTGCCCGAGGCCCTGCAACGCCTGCTTCAGCGCTGGCAGCAGGAAAGCGGGGTCAGAACCCAGTTTACCCTGACTGGAACGCCCCGGCCGCTGCACCCGGAGCTCGAGGTAGGCCTATTGCGCATCGCCCAGGAGGCCCTGACCAACATCCGCAAGCACGCCAAGGCCCGCCATGCCAACCTGACCCTCTCCTACCTGGACGATCTGGTTTTGATGGATGTGCAAGACGATGGGGTGGGTCTCCAGGCACCCACCACCGGTGGCTTTGGGCTGCGCTTGATGCGCGAGCGGGTGGAGTCGCTGGGGGGGCAGATGACGCTGGAAAGCGAGCCGGGAATGGGAACCACCCTGGCCGTTAGCCTGCCGCTGTACCGGCTTCCCTCGGCAACAAAGGTGGAAGCGCTATGA
- a CDS encoding response regulator yields MIRILLVDDHPVVRAGLLGLLSSQPDFEVVGEASNGLEALGLLERAGADVVLMDLRMPQMDGVAAIRQVRARFPRVQILVLTTYDTDSKIVRAVEAGATGYLLKDVPREELFRAVRLCAKGEAVLSPPVAARLLGRMRGTAEETLSVRELEVLALVAKGFSNKEIARELKISEATVKTHLLHTFEKLGVDDRTAAVTVAIERGILRLEG; encoded by the coding sequence ATGATTCGGATTCTTCTGGTTGACGACCATCCCGTGGTGCGGGCGGGTCTTTTAGGGCTGCTCTCCTCGCAGCCCGACTTTGAGGTGGTCGGTGAGGCCTCCAACGGCCTCGAGGCCCTGGGCCTGCTCGAGCGAGCTGGGGCCGATGTGGTGCTGATGGATCTGCGCATGCCCCAGATGGACGGGGTAGCGGCCATACGGCAGGTGCGGGCGCGTTTTCCCAGGGTTCAGATTCTGGTACTCACCACCTACGACACCGACTCCAAAATTGTGCGCGCGGTGGAGGCCGGGGCTACCGGCTACCTGCTCAAAGACGTGCCGCGCGAAGAGCTCTTCCGGGCCGTGCGGTTGTGCGCAAAGGGTGAGGCAGTACTCTCACCCCCGGTAGCAGCCCGCTTACTGGGCCGGATGCGCGGCACTGCCGAGGAAACCCTATCGGTGCGCGAGCTCGAGGTGCTGGCTTTGGTAGCCAAAGGTTTTTCCAACAAGGAGATCGCCCGCGAGCTCAAGATCAGCGAAGCAACCGTCAAAACCCACCTCCTGCACACTTTTGAAAAACTGGGTGTGGACGACCGCACGGCCGCGGTCACGGTGGCCATAGAAAGGGGTATTCTCCGGCTTGAAGGCTAA
- the leuS gene encoding leucine--tRNA ligase, which produces MVTTDKYNPHELEPKWQQYWEKIGLLKATEGKAGKKAYILVMFPYPSGDLHMGHLKNYTMGDALARFRVQQGYSVLHPFGWDAFGLPAENAALKFGVSPADWTFGNIKQSKESLALMGIRYDWSREVTTCLPEYYKWNQWIFLKMYEKGLVYRKKSLVNWDPVEQSVLANEQVIDGRGWRSGALVEKRELEQWYLKITDYAERLLNDLDKLPRWPEKVKAMQRAWIGKSQGAEFDFQVKGHPAKIRVFSTRPDTIFGATFMVLAPEHELVPLITTPEQKAAVEAYVAAARMKSEVERQMEDREKTGVFTGAYAINPANGKEIPIWIADYVLAGYGTGAIMAVPGQDERDWEFAEKFGLEIIRTVEPPAGWQGKAYTEDGPAINSGFLNGLYVEEAKKKIIEWMEEKGIGEGKVNYRLRDWLISRQRYWGTPIPMIHCDSCGIVPVPYEQLPVVLPTLKDVEDIRPKGKSPLAAHPEFYECTCPKCGGPARRDTDTMDTFFDSSWYFLRYTDAQNPQAPFDPEKANFWMPVDQYIGGIEHAILHLLYSRFFTKFLHDLGLVEAEEPFEGLFTQGMVMGWTNVGEVEVREGRIYFLDDARRSKLELEQGLTLEEAQKSGAELREEGGKTYFWKPAVMSKSLGNGVMVGPFVKEQGADIARVTILFAAPPENEMIWTEEGVQGAWRYLNRVYRLVAEQRVELKAQPDLLEPATLEGPHKALYQKLHQTIKKVTEDLEALRFNTAIAALMELLNALGDYRKEHGVTPVYREAVLRYIQMLAPFAPHLAEELWHEFYDDSVFKAPWPRLDESALVADSFELVVQVNGKLRGKTTVSTQASEEEIKRLARTLPNVQQHIAGKEVVKEIYVPGKLLNIVVKG; this is translated from the coding sequence ATGGTCACGACCGACAAGTACAACCCCCACGAGCTCGAGCCCAAATGGCAACAATACTGGGAAAAAATCGGACTTCTGAAGGCCACCGAGGGCAAGGCCGGTAAAAAAGCCTACATCCTGGTGATGTTCCCCTACCCCTCGGGTGACCTGCACATGGGCCACCTCAAGAACTACACCATGGGCGATGCGCTGGCCCGCTTCCGGGTACAGCAGGGCTACAGCGTGCTGCACCCCTTCGGCTGGGATGCCTTTGGCCTGCCGGCCGAAAACGCCGCCCTGAAGTTTGGGGTAAGCCCCGCCGACTGGACCTTTGGCAACATAAAGCAGTCCAAGGAGTCGCTGGCCCTGATGGGCATCCGCTACGACTGGAGCCGCGAGGTTACCACCTGCCTGCCCGAGTACTACAAGTGGAACCAGTGGATCTTTCTCAAGATGTACGAGAAAGGCCTGGTCTACCGCAAGAAAAGCCTGGTCAACTGGGATCCCGTCGAGCAGAGCGTGTTAGCCAACGAGCAGGTCATTGACGGGCGCGGCTGGCGCAGTGGGGCGCTGGTGGAAAAGCGCGAGCTCGAGCAGTGGTACCTTAAGATTACCGACTACGCCGAGCGGCTTTTGAACGACCTGGACAAGCTGCCCCGCTGGCCGGAGAAGGTCAAGGCCATGCAACGGGCCTGGATTGGCAAGAGCCAGGGGGCCGAGTTCGACTTCCAGGTGAAGGGCCACCCCGCCAAAATTCGGGTCTTCTCGACCCGCCCCGATACCATTTTCGGGGCCACCTTCATGGTGCTGGCCCCCGAGCACGAGCTGGTACCACTCATCACCACGCCCGAACAGAAAGCCGCCGTGGAGGCCTATGTGGCAGCGGCCCGCATGAAGAGCGAGGTCGAGCGGCAGATGGAAGACCGCGAGAAGACCGGAGTTTTCACCGGGGCCTACGCCATCAACCCGGCCAACGGCAAGGAGATCCCCATCTGGATCGCCGACTATGTGCTCGCGGGCTACGGCACCGGGGCCATCATGGCCGTACCCGGCCAGGACGAGCGCGACTGGGAGTTTGCCGAGAAGTTCGGGCTGGAGATTATCCGCACCGTCGAGCCGCCCGCGGGCTGGCAGGGCAAGGCCTATACCGAGGACGGCCCGGCCATCAACTCCGGCTTCCTGAATGGCCTGTATGTGGAGGAGGCCAAGAAGAAGATCATCGAGTGGATGGAGGAAAAGGGTATCGGCGAGGGCAAGGTCAACTACCGCCTGCGCGACTGGCTGATCAGCCGCCAGCGCTACTGGGGCACCCCCATCCCCATGATCCACTGCGATAGCTGCGGCATCGTGCCGGTGCCCTACGAGCAGTTGCCGGTGGTGCTGCCCACCCTGAAGGATGTGGAGGACATCCGGCCCAAGGGTAAAAGCCCGCTGGCCGCGCACCCCGAGTTCTACGAGTGCACCTGCCCCAAGTGCGGCGGCCCGGCCCGGCGCGACACCGATACCATGGACACCTTCTTCGACTCGTCCTGGTACTTCCTGCGCTACACCGATGCCCAGAACCCCCAAGCGCCCTTCGACCCCGAAAAGGCCAACTTCTGGATGCCGGTGGATCAGTACATCGGGGGCATCGAGCACGCCATTCTGCACCTCCTGTACAGCCGGTTTTTCACCAAGTTTTTGCACGACCTGGGCCTGGTAGAGGCCGAGGAGCCCTTCGAGGGCCTCTTCACCCAGGGCATGGTGATGGGCTGGACCAACGTGGGCGAGGTGGAGGTTCGCGAAGGGCGCATCTACTTTTTGGATGACGCCCGCCGCAGCAAGCTCGAGCTCGAGCAGGGCCTCACCCTCGAGGAGGCCCAGAAGAGCGGGGCCGAGCTGCGCGAAGAAGGGGGCAAAACCTACTTCTGGAAACCGGCGGTGATGAGCAAGAGCCTGGGCAACGGGGTGATGGTGGGGCCTTTTGTCAAGGAGCAGGGGGCCGACATCGCCCGGGTGACCATCCTGTTTGCCGCCCCGCCCGAGAACGAGATGATCTGGACCGAGGAGGGGGTGCAGGGGGCCTGGCGCTACCTGAACCGGGTGTACCGGCTGGTGGCCGAACAGCGGGTGGAGCTGAAAGCCCAGCCCGACCTGCTCGAGCCCGCCACGCTGGAAGGCCCGCACAAGGCCCTGTACCAGAAGCTGCACCAGACCATCAAAAAGGTGACCGAGGACCTCGAGGCCCTGCGCTTCAACACCGCCATTGCCGCCCTGATGGAGCTGCTCAACGCCCTGGGCGATTACCGCAAAGAGCACGGCGTGACCCCGGTCTACCGCGAGGCGGTGCTGCGCTACATCCAGATGCTGGCCCCCTTCGCCCCCCACCTGGCCGAGGAACTGTGGCACGAGTTTTATGACGACTCGGTGTTCAAGGCCCCCTGGCCCCGCCTGGACGAAAGTGCCCTGGTGGCCGATAGCTTCGAGCTGGTGGTGCAGGTCAACGGCAAACTGCGCGGCAAAACCACCGTCAGTACCCAGGCCAGCGAGGAGGAGATCAAGCGCCTTGCCCGCACGCTGCCCAACGTGCAGCAGCACATCGCGGGCAAGGAAGTGGTCAAGGAAATCTATGTACCGGGCAAACTCCTCAACATTGTGGTAAAGGGATAA